Proteins encoded by one window of Vampirovibrionales bacterium:
- a CDS encoding M24 family metallopeptidase — protein sequence MSRLNRSDRAALMAAAQAAGETCDAAIALAQAGMLASTGDLEDVVNRLLREHRASAPFKSFEGFGFACCVSLNAEIVNGPPLPARPLQAGDLLSVAVGAQIRGFHGKAARTVYLGGDTPPPDVTRLLTGTRAVFDRLRENPAGCKRIGDLGAWIRHAADAYDLRVVVDSGGWGIGKRLHQDPPAPNLAHGPGVDALDLPLTPDLALTLMPMMTLGAEGAFIIAEDGWTQVSADGALTAHFAETLLVSADGIEIISASGCSPSLAEG from the coding sequence GTGAGTCGTTTGAACCGAAGCGATCGCGCGGCATTGATGGCTGCGGCGCAAGCGGCTGGCGAAACCTGTGACGCCGCGATTGCCCTGGCTCAAGCCGGAATGCTTGCCTCCACCGGCGATCTGGAAGACGTTGTGAATCGCTTGCTGCGCGAACACCGCGCCAGCGCCCCGTTTAAAAGCTTTGAAGGCTTTGGGTTTGCCTGCTGCGTCTCTCTGAATGCGGAAATCGTCAACGGTCCGCCCTTACCGGCGCGTCCCTTGCAGGCTGGCGACCTGTTGAGCGTGGCAGTGGGCGCGCAGATTCGAGGGTTTCATGGCAAGGCTGCCAGAACGGTCTATCTCGGCGGCGATACGCCGCCGCCGGACGTGACGCGCTTGTTGACGGGGACGCGCGCCGTGTTTGATCGCTTGCGCGAGAATCCTGCCGGATGTAAGCGTATTGGCGACCTCGGGGCGTGGATTCGCCACGCTGCTGATGCGTATGACCTGCGCGTGGTGGTCGACAGCGGCGGTTGGGGTATCGGCAAGCGCCTGCATCAGGATCCGCCCGCGCCCAATCTGGCGCACGGGCCCGGCGTCGATGCGCTGGATCTGCCGTTGACGCCCGATCTGGCGCTGACCCTGATGCCCATGATGACGCTGGGCGCAGAGGGCGCGTTTATCATCGCCGAAGACGGCTGGACGCAAGTCAGCGCCGATGGCGCGCTGACGGCGCATTTCGCCGAAACCTTGCTGGTGAGCGCAGACGGGATTGAAATCATCAGCGCGTCGGGTTGCTCGCCGTCTCTGGCAGAAGGCTGA
- the rmuC gene encoding DNA recombination protein RmuC codes for MLIWNWETAFIALTLGALAGGGLCWMILDRRWTRARAASDLDTERQRGLIAHLEADAARITEALSQQDIALQTRARELQETREQALTAQTRLQALQAEMTPLREQLREAFETLSQKVLKDRLADLDAVAEKERRQEVSAIDAMLKPLKELVERQDKETLSLKTQLETFLGVNRQLADALSNSKGRGDWGELELARLLEASGVTFEEQVSVGALRPDIKIPLTNGRCLLIDAKTLLGALERMADLSGDEAALQEERSRHARALEAEIGKLSAKAYEAQVKESVDFVVLFVPRESMLRVALETRPDLMESAFRRNVILASPLILMAILKAVAYEWRQVRLSRDAEEIRQIGEELHKRAVTFVQKFERLGAGLNTVVNGYQDAQRSMSSRLLPQLRKFETLGCASKNPLPETLGEVEPLVLAAALTASE; via the coding sequence ATGCTGATATGGAATTGGGAAACCGCTTTCATCGCCCTCACGCTGGGCGCGCTGGCAGGCGGCGGGCTTTGCTGGATGATTCTCGATCGCCGCTGGACGCGCGCGCGGGCCGCGTCCGATCTTGACACTGAGCGTCAGCGCGGTCTGATCGCTCATCTGGAAGCGGACGCGGCCCGAATCACCGAAGCGCTCAGCCAGCAAGACATTGCGCTACAGACCCGCGCGCGCGAACTGCAGGAAACGCGCGAGCAGGCCCTGACGGCTCAGACGCGCTTGCAGGCGCTTCAGGCGGAAATGACGCCGCTGCGTGAGCAGCTCCGCGAGGCCTTTGAAACCCTCAGTCAAAAAGTCCTGAAAGATCGACTCGCCGATCTCGACGCCGTGGCCGAAAAAGAGCGACGTCAGGAAGTATCCGCCATTGACGCCATGTTAAAACCCCTGAAAGAGCTGGTGGAACGCCAGGATAAAGAAACCCTCTCGCTCAAAACGCAACTGGAGACCTTCTTAGGGGTGAATCGCCAACTCGCCGACGCGCTGAGCAACAGCAAAGGACGCGGCGATTGGGGCGAACTGGAGTTAGCGCGATTGCTGGAAGCCTCCGGCGTCACGTTTGAAGAGCAGGTGAGCGTCGGCGCGCTGCGCCCCGATATTAAAATCCCGCTGACCAACGGACGTTGCCTGTTGATTGACGCCAAAACCCTGCTAGGCGCACTGGAGCGCATGGCCGATCTCAGCGGCGACGAGGCCGCGCTGCAGGAAGAACGCAGCCGTCACGCCCGCGCGCTCGAAGCCGAAATCGGCAAGCTCAGCGCCAAAGCCTATGAAGCCCAGGTGAAAGAAAGCGTCGATTTTGTCGTCCTGTTCGTCCCGCGCGAATCGATGCTGCGCGTCGCCTTGGAAACCCGCCCGGATCTAATGGAAAGCGCCTTTCGTCGCAACGTCATTCTGGCCAGTCCACTGATTCTGATGGCGATTCTCAAGGCCGTGGCCTACGAATGGCGTCAGGTCCGACTGTCGCGCGACGCCGAGGAAATCCGGCAAATTGGCGAAGAATTGCACAAGCGCGCAGTGACGTTTGTGCAGAAGTTCGAACGGCTCGGCGCAGGCCTCAACACCGTGGTCAACGGGTATCAGGACGCCCAGCGCTCGATGTCCAGTCGACTGCTGCCGCAATTGCGTAAATTCGAAACGCTGGGCTGCGCTTCCAAAAATCCGCTCCCCGAAACGCTGGGCGAGGTCGAGCCTTTGGTGCTGGCGGCGGCTCTCACAGCGTCAGAATAA
- a CDS encoding UDP-N-acetylmuramoyl-L-alanyl-D-glutamate--2,6-diaminopimelate ligase — MKLTTLTRPLSSIVSKPVLTSIGDGDPEITGVTADSRRVRPGFAFVALAGEHADGHRYISSALAAGAAAIIASSSRAAQFEAACRDAGAALITADDAALALGALCSQFYGEPGRALTLVGVTGTNGKTTVTHLLETILRDVGRRVGLVGTLGQRMAGDAAAEPDAYESTGHTTPMAEDLQATLAQMRDAGADTVVMEVSSHALSQRRVYGCRFQCAIITNLTQDHLDFHRTMADYASAKALLFSGLTPPAAAVINLDDPWAQTFLEACPPGIHPLTYALENPSADVRAVEATYTIDGASFRAVTPQGERLVTLLIAGRFSVYNALAALAGALAMGVPLAAAADSLAAVRGVRGRFEVVASEPAVIVDYAHTPDGLENVLAAARQVTPSGGRLWVVFGCGGDRDATKRPKMGAIAERLADAVIVTSDNPRSEDPQQIISDILSGIQTFDAQRMAVNADRRSAIRQAIDGAGPRDVVVLAGKGHEDYQLLADGAIHFDDREEAQQYLASRRAEASRP, encoded by the coding sequence ATGAAACTCACCACGCTGACGCGCCCCCTCTCGTCTATTGTGTCGAAGCCTGTCTTGACGTCGATAGGGGACGGCGATCCCGAGATTACCGGCGTAACGGCGGATTCCCGTCGCGTGCGCCCCGGATTCGCCTTTGTGGCGCTGGCGGGTGAACACGCCGATGGGCATCGTTATATTTCCAGCGCGCTCGCGGCGGGCGCTGCCGCTATCATCGCCTCGAGCAGTCGCGCAGCGCAGTTCGAGGCCGCCTGCCGCGACGCTGGAGCCGCGCTGATCACCGCAGACGATGCGGCGTTGGCGCTGGGCGCGCTGTGCAGCCAGTTTTACGGCGAGCCGGGACGCGCCTTGACCCTCGTCGGCGTCACCGGGACCAACGGCAAAACCACTGTGACCCATTTGCTGGAGACCATTCTACGCGACGTCGGGCGACGCGTGGGGCTGGTGGGGACGCTGGGCCAGCGCATGGCGGGCGACGCAGCGGCGGAGCCCGACGCGTATGAATCCACGGGCCACACCACGCCGATGGCTGAAGATCTACAGGCTACGCTGGCGCAGATGCGCGACGCGGGGGCGGATACGGTCGTGATGGAGGTCAGTTCTCATGCGCTGAGCCAGCGCCGCGTGTACGGGTGTCGCTTTCAGTGCGCCATCATTACCAATCTCACGCAGGATCATCTGGATTTTCACCGGACAATGGCCGATTACGCCAGCGCCAAAGCGTTGTTGTTCAGCGGACTGACGCCGCCAGCCGCCGCCGTAATTAATCTGGACGACCCGTGGGCGCAGACGTTTTTAGAGGCCTGCCCACCCGGGATTCATCCGCTGACCTACGCGCTGGAGAATCCTAGCGCGGACGTCCGCGCCGTGGAGGCGACCTATACGATTGATGGCGCGTCGTTCAGAGCCGTCACGCCGCAAGGCGAACGGCTCGTGACGCTGCTAATCGCCGGTCGTTTTAGCGTGTATAACGCGCTGGCGGCCCTGGCAGGCGCGCTGGCGATGGGCGTACCGCTGGCCGCCGCAGCCGATTCTCTGGCAGCCGTGCGCGGGGTGCGCGGACGCTTTGAAGTGGTGGCCAGCGAACCGGCGGTGATTGTCGATTACGCCCACACCCCCGACGGGCTGGAAAACGTGCTGGCGGCGGCCAGGCAAGTCACGCCCAGCGGCGGCCGTTTATGGGTGGTGTTTGGCTGCGGCGGCGATCGCGACGCCACCAAGCGCCCCAAAATGGGCGCGATTGCCGAACGTCTCGCCGATGCGGTGATCGTCACCTCCGATAATCCGCGCAGCGAAGATCCTCAGCAGATTATCAGCGATATCCTCAGCGGCATTCAGACGTTTGACGCCCAGCGCATGGCGGTAAACGCCGATCGGCGATCGGCGATTCGTCAGGCCATCGACGGGGCCGGGCCGCGCGACGTCGTGGTGCTGGCCGGCAAAGGCCACGAAGACTACCAACTTCTGGCCGATGGCGCTATTCACTTTGACGATCGCGAAGAAGCGCAACAGTACCTGGCCAGTCGGCGCGCTGAAGCCAGCCGTCCGTGA
- a CDS encoding penicillin-binding protein 2, with protein sequence MPSPSRPSGSRARLDRASASDAAGRRRQRRFAAAFVLLAALGAAVACRLFYVQVWDAANLEQKARKARSSSANLYNRGRILDRNGVILAEDTFLYDLYAHPRYFFKASPYQVAAALAPALAMPANLPFERVAGLLSQPADQFPTIRLARDLPRAVIDRIQSARVVLPLKHPKTGLPLTDDQGRPLTRRIPIPGMDIAKKPVRNYPQGTLAGHLLGYVNDEADISAGVEWSARDILKKPPQGLGVAELDGKGGVMNLDKVNLEMVLREPKAEDAHLTIDSRIQFVAERELAAGIARSKALRGAVIMLNPQTGEILAFAVWPTYDPLHFGKTSAETLKNWAVTDVYPPGSTMKIITVACGLETGVVRPDSRILDTGRMKIGGWTIENYDYYRRPHPGMIDLVSLFEHSSNIGSAKISMMMPKEPQYNLLRAFGMGKRTGVDLPGESRGILLPISEWSESTHANIGFGYGLAATPLQMAAGVAAIANHGIWNMPYIIANRHQRVQRRVISAQTADSLTDLLRQSIDRQKTSTVRLEGVSVAGKTGTSRKPVEGGRGYTNQRFTSFIGYYPAEAPRALMMVVIDSPTMAESWGSTVAGPIFKAIADETMPYLGINPAKLSQKSIERKLPKL encoded by the coding sequence ATCTGCGTCCGATGCAGCGGGACGTCGTCGCCAGAGGCGCTTTGCTGCAGCGTTCGTTCTGCTGGCGGCATTGGGCGCGGCGGTCGCATGCCGGCTTTTTTACGTTCAGGTTTGGGATGCCGCCAATCTGGAGCAGAAGGCGCGAAAAGCGCGCAGCTCGTCTGCCAATCTGTATAATCGCGGACGGATTCTGGATCGTAACGGGGTGATTCTGGCGGAAGACACGTTTTTATACGATTTATACGCGCACCCGCGCTATTTTTTCAAAGCCTCGCCTTATCAGGTGGCGGCGGCGCTGGCCCCGGCGCTTGCCATGCCTGCAAATCTTCCATTTGAGCGCGTCGCGGGGCTGCTTTCTCAGCCTGCGGATCAGTTTCCGACGATTCGGCTGGCGCGCGACCTGCCGCGCGCGGTGATCGACCGCATTCAAAGCGCGCGCGTCGTCCTGCCGCTGAAACATCCCAAAACCGGCCTGCCGCTGACCGACGATCAGGGACGCCCGTTAACCCGACGCATCCCCATTCCCGGCATGGATATCGCCAAGAAGCCGGTGCGCAATTATCCGCAAGGCACTTTGGCCGGGCATCTGCTTGGGTATGTTAACGATGAGGCCGATATCAGCGCAGGCGTCGAATGGAGCGCGCGCGATATTCTGAAAAAACCGCCTCAGGGCTTGGGCGTCGCCGAATTGGACGGCAAGGGCGGCGTGATGAATCTGGACAAAGTCAATCTGGAGATGGTTCTGCGAGAACCTAAAGCAGAAGACGCCCATTTAACGATAGATTCACGGATTCAGTTTGTCGCCGAACGCGAGCTGGCCGCTGGCATTGCGCGGAGCAAGGCGTTGCGCGGCGCGGTGATTATGCTGAATCCGCAAACCGGCGAGATTCTGGCCTTCGCCGTCTGGCCCACGTATGACCCCCTGCATTTTGGCAAAACGTCAGCAGAAACCCTTAAAAACTGGGCCGTGACAGACGTCTATCCGCCCGGCTCTACGATGAAAATTATCACGGTCGCCTGCGGACTTGAAACCGGCGTGGTGCGCCCTGATTCTCGCATTCTGGACACGGGGCGCATGAAAATCGGCGGCTGGACCATCGAGAACTACGATTACTACCGACGCCCGCATCCCGGCATGATTGATCTGGTCTCTCTGTTTGAGCACTCCAGCAACATCGGCAGCGCCAAGATCTCGATGATGATGCCCAAAGAACCGCAGTACAATCTGCTGCGCGCCTTTGGCATGGGCAAGCGCACCGGGGTCGATCTCCCCGGCGAATCGCGCGGCATCTTGCTGCCGATTAGCGAATGGTCTGAATCCACGCATGCCAATATCGGCTTTGGGTACGGGCTGGCGGCCACGCCGTTGCAAATGGCCGCAGGCGTGGCGGCGATCGCCAATCACGGCATCTGGAATATGCCCTATATCATCGCCAACCGTCATCAACGCGTACAACGACGCGTAATTTCCGCCCAAACCGCCGACAGCCTGACCGATTTGCTTCGCCAGAGCATCGATCGGCAGAAAACATCGACCGTTCGCCTGGAAGGCGTGTCGGTCGCCGGAAAAACCGGCACGTCCCGCAAGCCGGTCGAAGGCGGGCGCGGATATACCAATCAGCGCTTTACCTCGTTTATTGGGTATTATCCCGCTGAAGCCCCGCGCGCGCTGATGATGGTGGTGATTGACAGTCCCACTATGGCAGAATCGTGGGGAAGTACGGTCGCAGGGCCTATTTTCAAGGCCATCGCCGACGAGACCATGCCATATCTGGGCATTAATCCGGCAAAACTGTCGCAGAAATCCATCGAACGCAAGCTTCCCAAGCTTTAG